A window from Musa acuminata AAA Group cultivar baxijiao unplaced genomic scaffold, Cavendish_Baxijiao_AAA HiC_scaffold_611, whole genome shotgun sequence encodes these proteins:
- the LOC135662326 gene encoding photosystem II protein D1 has translation MTAILERRESTSLWGRFCNWITSTENRLYIGWFGVLMIPTLLTATSVFIIAFIAAPPVDIDGIREPVSGSLLYGNNIISGAIIPTSAAIGLHFYPIWEAASVDEWLYNGGPYELIVLHFLLGVACYMGREWELSFRLGMRPWIAVAYSAPVAAATAVFLIYPIGQGSFSDGMPLGISGTFNFMIVFQAEHNILMHPFHMLGVAGVFGGSLFSAMHGSLVTSSLIRETTENESANAGYRFGQEEETYNIVAAHGYFGRLIFQYASFNNSRSLHFFLAAWPVIGIWFTSLGISTMAFNLNGFNFNQSVVDSQGRVINTWADIINRANLGMEVMHERNAHNFPLDLAAVEVSSTNG, from the coding sequence ATGACTGCAATTTTAGAGAGACGCGAAAGTACAAGCCTATGGGGTCGTTTCTGCAACTGGATAACCAGCACTGAAAACCGTCTTTATATTGGGtggttcggtgttttgatgatccctaccttattgaccgcaacttctgtatttattatcgccttcattgctgctcctccagtagatattgatggtattcgtgaacctgtttctggttctctactttatgGAAATAATATTATCTCTGGTGCTATTATTCCTACTTCTGCAGCTATAGGTTTACATTTTTACCCAATCTGGGAAGCAGCATCTGTTGATGAGTGGTTATACAATGGTGGTCCTTATGAGCTAATTGTTCTACACTTCTTACTTGGTGTAGCTTGTTACATGGGTCGTGAGTGGGAACTTAGTTTCCGTCTGGGTATGCGTCCTTGGATTGCTGTTGCATATTCAGCTCCTGTTGCAGCTGCTACTGCTGTTTTCTTGATCTACCCTATTGGTCAAGGAAGTTTCTCTGATGGTATGCCTTTAGGAATATCTGGTACTTtcaacttcatgattgtattccaggcaGAACACAACATCCTTATGCATCCATTTCACATGTTAGGTGTAGCTGGTGTATTCGGCGGCTCCCTATTCAGTGCTATGCATGGTTCCTTGGTAACCTCTAGTTTGATCAGGGAAACCACTGAAAACGAATCTGCTAACGCAGGTTACAGATTCGGTCAAGAGGAAGAGACTTATAATATCGTAGCTGCTCATGGTTATTTTGGCCGATTGATCTTCCAATATGCTAGTTTCAACAACTCTCGTTCTTTACATTTCTTCTTGGCTGCTTGGCCTGTAATTGGTATCTGGTTCACTTCTTTAGGTATTAGCACCATGGCTTTCAACCTAAATGGTTTCAATTTCAACCAATCCGTAGTTGACAGTCAGGGTCGTGTCATTAACACTTGGGCTGATATCATCAACCGTGCTAACCTTGGTATGGAAGTAATGCATGAACGTAATGCTCACAACTTCCCTCTAGACCTAGCTGCTGTCGAAGTTTCATCTACAAATGGATAA